In a genomic window of Helianthus annuus cultivar XRQ/B chromosome 10, HanXRQr2.0-SUNRISE, whole genome shotgun sequence:
- the LOC110884958 gene encoding beta-xylosidase/alpha-L-arabinofuranosidase 2 — protein MLLFQPNVSAQNSPVFACDLDFKNFTFCDSSLDVQTRVDDLVKRLTLQEKIANLVDNASSIDRLGIPKYEWWSEALHGVSYVGPGTHFSSSLVPGATSFPQVILTAASFNETLFKTIGQVVSTEARAMYNVGLAGLTFWSPNINIFRDPRWGRGQETPGEDPTLVSKYGVAYVQGLQERDDGDKDRLKVGACCKHYSAYDVDSWKGFERFSFNAVVTKQDMDDTYQPPFRSCVLDGNVASVMCSFNQVNGKPTCGDPDLLTGVIRGEWKLNGYISSDCDSLDVMFKNQHWENTPEKIVADALKAGLDLNCGKFLGQHTEAAIKAGLVKESEVDRAVTNNFATLMRLGFFDGNPSKQIYGKLGPKDVCTPANQELAREAARQGIVLLKNSVGSLPLSPTAIKSLAVIGPNANVTKTMIGNYEGTPCKYTTPLQGLTASVATVYQAGCANVACGTAQVDEAKKAAAAADAVVLVMGSDISIEAEGRDRINITLPGQQNLLITEVASVSKGPVILVIMSGGGMDIQFAKENPKVTSILWVGFPGEAGGAALADIVFGQYNPSGRLPMSWYPQSYTEKVNMTNMNMRPDPATGYPGRTYRFYKGDTVYTFGDGLSYSEFRHHLVKAPKLVSVPLEEGHVCRSSKCKSIDTVEQTCKNLAFNIHLRVTNSGTMGGSHTVFLFSSPPAVHGAPQKHMLGFQKVHLAPRQQRVVRFGVDVCKDLSLVDEVGNRKVALGQHVLHVGSLKHSLTVRI, from the exons ATGCTATTATTCCAACCCAATGTCTCAGCCCAAAACAGCCCCGTTTTCGCCTGCGATCTCGACTTCAAAAACTTCACCTTCTGTGACTCATCACTGGATGTGCAAACCAGGGTTGACGATCTTGTCAAAAGGCTGACATTGCAGGAAAAGATTGCCAATTTGGTTGATAATGCTAGCAGCATTGATCGGCTCGGGATACCCAAGTACGAGTGGTGGTCCGAGGCCTTGCACGGTGTTTCCTACGTCGGTCCCGGGACCCACTTCTCCTCAAGTCTGGTCCCCGGAGCCACTAGCTTCCCGCAAGTCATCCTAACCGCAGCATCGTTTAACGAGACACTGTTCAAGACCATTGGACAG GTGGTTTCAACTGAAGCTAGAGCAATGTATAATGTTGGTTTGGCAGGACTAACATTTTGGTCACCTAATATTAATATTTTTCGTGACCCGAGGTGGGGTAGGGGTCAAGAAACCCCGGGTGAAGACCCCACCCTAGTAAGTAAATATGGAGTGGCCTATGTTCAAGGTTTGCAAGAGCGAGACGACGGTGATAAAGATCGCCTCAAAGTCGGGGCATGTTGTAAGCATTACTCGGCTTATGATGTTGATAGCTGGAAAGGCTTTGAACGATTCAGTTTTAATGCTGTG GTTACAAAACAAGATATGGATGATACATATCAACCACCATTCAGGAGCTGTGTTTTGGATGGTAATGTTGCAAGTGTTATGTGTTCTTTCAATCAAGTCAATGGCAAGCCAACTTGTGGTGACCCGGATCTTCTAACTGGTGTTATTCGGGGCGAGTGGAAGTTAAACGG GTATATAAGTTCAGACTGCGATTCGCTAGACGTGATGTTCAAGAATCAGCATTGGGAGAATACGCCCGAGAAAATTGTAGCCGATGCGTTAAAAGCAGGGTTGGATCTCAACTGTGGGAAATTCTTGGGCCAACACACGGAAGCTGCCATTAAAGCGGGCTTAGTGAAAGAATCTGAGGTCGACAGGGCGGTTACTAACAATTTTGCAACACTTATGAGACTTGGGTTCTTTGATGGTAACCCAAGCAAGCAAATCTATGGGAAACTAGGCCCGAAAGATGTATGCACACCGGCTAACCAGGAGCTAGCCCGTGAAGCAGCTCGACAAGGGATTGTGTTGCTCAAGAATAGTGTTGGATCATTGCCTCTTTCTCCAACAGCCATCAAGTCACTAGCTGTGATCGGGCCCAACGCCAATGTCACAAAGACCATGATCGGCAACTACGAAG GTACCCCTTGCAAATATACAACACCCCTTCAAGGACTGACAGCCTCAGTGGCAACAGTATACCAGGCCGGGTGTGCAAATGTTGCGTGCGGTACAGCACAAGTAGACGAAGCGAAGAAAGCAGCGGCTGCAGCCGATGCTGTGGTTTTAGTAATGGGTAGTGATATATCTATAGAGGCCGAGGGTCGAGACCGTATCAACATTACCCTTCCGGGACAACAAAACCTCTTGATTACCGAGGTTGCAAGTGTATCTAAAGGCCCGGTCATTCTTGTCATAATGTCAGGAGGAGGAATGGACATCCAGTTTGCCAAAGAGAACCCGAAAGTCACCAGCATTTTATGGGTCGGGTTCCCTGGCGAAGCTGGTGGCGCTGCACTAGCCGATATCGTATTCGGGCAGTATAACCCGAGTGGAAGACTACCCATGTCATGGTACCCACAATCATACACAGAAAAGGTGAACATGACCAATATGAACATGCGGCCCGACCCGGCCACAGGCTACCCAGGCCGAACCTACCGGTTTTACAAAGGAGACACGGTTTATACATTCGGTGATGGTCTAAGTTATTCTGAATTCCGCCACCACCTCGTCAAAGCGCCTAAGCTCGTGTCTGTCCCATTAGAGGAAGGGCACGTATGCCGATCATCTAAATGCAAGTCGATCGACACAGTCGAGCAAACATGCAAGAACTTAGCATTTAACATCCATTTACGGGTGACGAACAGCGGAACAATGGGTGGAAGCCACACGGTGTTCTTGTTTTCATCGCCTCCAGCGGTCCATGGTGCGCCCCAGAAGCATATGTTGGGGTTCCAGAAGGTGCATTTGGCGCCGCGACAACAAAGGGTGGTCCGGTTCGGTGTGGATGTGTGCAAGGACTTGAGTTTGGTTGATGAAGTTGGCAACAGAAAGGTAGCATTGGGGCAACATGTTCTTCATGTGGGGAGCTTGAAACACTCGCTAACTGTGAGGATATGA
- the LOC110884957 gene encoding uncharacterized protein LOC110884957 isoform X2, which produces MGGDTLTYVRLPAILLLLIVANSAGISVSGELPSLSVAKFASLQLSPSLVVENSPGSRPGSHVVCERVEIIGLPRLTNLTSFFSSVKVKLTNVNSTGRPPSITVCLHRNASLGVGMCPDGLWEKLTNGSWVRSMSPFDHKLLDIRSAGPSVGTVEVVLNEEFYLYRVVFFILGITMMTFASSLSNSLATYYGGAMTLGVLLVVLVILFQGMRILPSGRKSSLALVLYGSIVGVGSFLFSYVPTLLRSLLVEMGISEDLYSPVAAFLLAFVVLCGAWLGFWAVRKLVLTEDGSIDTGVAQFVAWSIRVVASSMILQCSVDPLLAVAALVCGILIPSGAKGLLRTLRVKHKRSHKPVEDSSSYENKHELKLSDSDTFYSTFHKTPVRKQYSKDEWDKFTQDSTKKALESLVWSPDFNRWAVANADRLALLPKKDTNPKPKSWFSWS; this is translated from the exons ATGGGTGGTGACACGCTGACTTACGTCAGACTTCCGGCGATCCTCCTCCTCTTAATCGTCGCTAATTCCGCCGGCATCAGTGTTTCCGGCGAGTTGCCCTCTCTGA GCGTTGCAAAGTTTGCTTCATTGCAGCTATCCCCAAGCCTGGTTGTGGAGAATTCCCCAGGTTCAAGACCTGGATCTCACGTCGTTTGCGAAAGAGTCGAAATTATCGGCTTGCCAAGGCTTACGAATCTCACAAGCTTCTTCTCTTCCGTAAAAGTTAAACTTACAAACGTAAATTCCACAGGCCGTCCTCCAAGTATCACCGTTTGTCTCCATAG GAATGCATCTCTTGGGGTTGGTATGTGCCCTGACGGTCTGTGGGAGAAACTTACTAACGGGTCGTGGGTTAGATCCATGTCCCCATTTGACCACAAGCTCTTGGATATACGTTCGGCGGGCCCTTCTGTGGGAACCGTTGAGGTTGTACTGAACGAAG AATTTTATCTGTATCGTGTTGTATTTTTTATACTGGGAATAACAATGATGACATTTGCATCGTCGTTGAGCAACTCGTTAGCAACCTACTACGGTGGTGCTATGACATTAGGGGTTTTGCTTGTTGTTTTGGTGATTCTCTTTCAG GGAATGAGGATCCTCCCAAGTGGTAGAAAGAGTTCACTAGCATTAGTTCTATATGGATCCATT GTTGGAGTTGGATCCTTTCTGTTTAGTTATGTACCGACATTATTGCGCTCTCTACTTGTGGAGATGGGAATAAGTGAAGATCTTTACAGTCCT GTGGCAGCATTCCTACTGGCCTTTGTTGTTCTGTGTGGGGCGTGGTTAGGGTTCTGGGCTGTTCGTAAACTGGTCCTGACAGAAGACGGATCGATTGATACTGGCGTGGCTCAGTTTGTTGCTTGGTCTATTCGAGTTGTGGCCTCTAGTATGATCCTCCAG TGTTCAGTGGATCCTTTGTTGGCAGTTGCAGCATTGGTATGTGGTATACTCATACCATCGGGTGCGAAGGGGCTTCTTAG AACATTGCGGGTCAAGCATAAAAGATCCCACAAACCAGTTGAAGATTCTTCGTCCTATGAAAACAAGCATGagttgaagctatcagactcggACACCTTCTACTCTACCTTCCACAAAACGCCTGTAAGAAAACAATACTCCAAAGATGAATGGGACAAGTTTACACAAGACTCAACCAAGAAAGCATTGGAAAGTCTTGTGTGGTCACCCGATTTCAACAGGTGGGCCGTTGCTAATGCTGATAGACTCGCGTTACTTCCCAAGAAAGACACTAATCCCAAGCCGAAGAGCTGGTTTTCTTGGTCTTGA
- the LOC110884957 gene encoding uncharacterized protein LOC110884957 isoform X1, which yields MGGDTLTYVRLPAILLLLIVANSAGISVSGELPSLSVAKFASLQLSPSLVVENSPGSRPGSHVVCERVEIIGLPRLTNLTSFFSSVKVKLTNVNSTGRPPSITVCLHRNASLGVGMCPDGLWEKLTNGSWVRSMSPFDHKLLDIRSAGPSVGTVEVVLNEEFYLYRVVFFILGITMMTFASSLSNSLATYYGGAMTLGVLLVVLVILFQGMRILPSGRKSSLALVLYGSIVGVGSFLFSYVPTLLRSLLVEMGISEDLYSPVAAFLLAFVVLCGAWLGFWAVRKLVLTEDGSIDTGVAQFVAWSIRVVASSMILQCSVDPLLAVAALVCGILIPSGAKGLLRYYAPKTLRVKHKRSHKPVEDSSSYENKHELKLSDSDTFYSTFHKTPVRKQYSKDEWDKFTQDSTKKALESLVWSPDFNRWAVANADRLALLPKKDTNPKPKSWFSWS from the exons ATGGGTGGTGACACGCTGACTTACGTCAGACTTCCGGCGATCCTCCTCCTCTTAATCGTCGCTAATTCCGCCGGCATCAGTGTTTCCGGCGAGTTGCCCTCTCTGA GCGTTGCAAAGTTTGCTTCATTGCAGCTATCCCCAAGCCTGGTTGTGGAGAATTCCCCAGGTTCAAGACCTGGATCTCACGTCGTTTGCGAAAGAGTCGAAATTATCGGCTTGCCAAGGCTTACGAATCTCACAAGCTTCTTCTCTTCCGTAAAAGTTAAACTTACAAACGTAAATTCCACAGGCCGTCCTCCAAGTATCACCGTTTGTCTCCATAG GAATGCATCTCTTGGGGTTGGTATGTGCCCTGACGGTCTGTGGGAGAAACTTACTAACGGGTCGTGGGTTAGATCCATGTCCCCATTTGACCACAAGCTCTTGGATATACGTTCGGCGGGCCCTTCTGTGGGAACCGTTGAGGTTGTACTGAACGAAG AATTTTATCTGTATCGTGTTGTATTTTTTATACTGGGAATAACAATGATGACATTTGCATCGTCGTTGAGCAACTCGTTAGCAACCTACTACGGTGGTGCTATGACATTAGGGGTTTTGCTTGTTGTTTTGGTGATTCTCTTTCAG GGAATGAGGATCCTCCCAAGTGGTAGAAAGAGTTCACTAGCATTAGTTCTATATGGATCCATT GTTGGAGTTGGATCCTTTCTGTTTAGTTATGTACCGACATTATTGCGCTCTCTACTTGTGGAGATGGGAATAAGTGAAGATCTTTACAGTCCT GTGGCAGCATTCCTACTGGCCTTTGTTGTTCTGTGTGGGGCGTGGTTAGGGTTCTGGGCTGTTCGTAAACTGGTCCTGACAGAAGACGGATCGATTGATACTGGCGTGGCTCAGTTTGTTGCTTGGTCTATTCGAGTTGTGGCCTCTAGTATGATCCTCCAG TGTTCAGTGGATCCTTTGTTGGCAGTTGCAGCATTGGTATGTGGTATACTCATACCATCGGGTGCGAAGGGGCTTCTTAGGTATTACGCACCCAA AACATTGCGGGTCAAGCATAAAAGATCCCACAAACCAGTTGAAGATTCTTCGTCCTATGAAAACAAGCATGagttgaagctatcagactcggACACCTTCTACTCTACCTTCCACAAAACGCCTGTAAGAAAACAATACTCCAAAGATGAATGGGACAAGTTTACACAAGACTCAACCAAGAAAGCATTGGAAAGTCTTGTGTGGTCACCCGATTTCAACAGGTGGGCCGTTGCTAATGCTGATAGACTCGCGTTACTTCCCAAGAAAGACACTAATCCCAAGCCGAAGAGCTGGTTTTCTTGGTCTTGA